The Candidatus Planktophila sp. genome contains the following window.
CATATCGGCACCACGAAGAATCTCTTCAATGTCATCGACGTGATCAAGAGCCGCGGCACGTCCTTTTTCTGGATCCATACCTGCTCCGAGACCACGAGTTGTCTTTCGACCAATATCTAATTTCACATCGGCATCACTCATGAGTAAATGTTGTGCATCTGTATTAATCGCTATGAACTCAACACCTTTTAAACCAACATCGATCATTCGATTAATTGCATTTACTCCACCGCCACCAATTCCTACAACCTTGATGACTGCTAAATAATTCTGCGGTGAAGCCACGTTTATCCTCCTCAGGAACTATAAACCTCAACTTGAGCCTTATAATTCAATACTTTTATATAGGGTGAACGTAAAGTGCCAGCGCGCCTTAAGCAAATACCGACTCAATATATTTTTATCGTGTCGAATTTCTATTTCACTATAGGTGCATGAGGGGCTGAGAGATCGATTCGTTGAATCTCAAAATTTTCGGGTCTTGCTATCAGAGCTTTATAAACCCTTATTTTTAAAGAGTTTTCGCCATCCTGTCCCCACAAAAGTTCAATGGATTTCTCACCTTGACTCATTTCGATTGAGTATGAATCCCCCGTCGCAACTTTGATTGTTGTAATTGCATCGGCAAAATCTTTTGGCAATGAATTAAAGAAATTTGCGGCAGTAATGGCTGCATCGATATCCATTGCCTGAATATGTGGAAGTCCCTGAATGCTTTGATTGATTGGGAGGAAACTCACGCCTTCTTCATCGATGACTTGCTCATTAAATATTGCAATAGGTGTTCTCTCAACTATGGCAATGCTCACTTTCCCAGTAATCCAATTTCTTGAAACTTCCACACTTCTGATCCACTTAATTCTTTCAAGTTCGGCAACGATAGATCTTGGTTCTACGCGAGCTAACCTTTCTCCTACTTTGATGTCAGTGGTAATTAAGGTTTTAGTACCAGTAATTTCTACAGAACTCACAGTGAAAAACGTTGACCAACCTAATACATAAGCGGTCGCAACAAATACAAGAATTACGATTGCAATGCCTAAACGATGTCGCTTCATTTATCCAAAGCGTCGAATCAGTCCATCGACAATAATGGGACCAAGAGAACTAACATCTCCTGCGCCTAAGGTAACAATGACATCGCCAGGTTGTGCTGAGTCGATGACACTATCGGTAACTTCGACAAAATTTGGTATGTATTCACCGTTTTCCATTAATTCGGTAATCAATTGTGATGAAACTCCCATAATGGGTTTCTCGCTAGCTGCATAGATTTCTAAAACTATTATCCGATCCGCCTTAGAAAGTGAGTCCGCAAACCGCTGGGCAAATGCGACTGTACGAGTAAATCGGTGAGGCTGGAATATGACTATTAAACGTCCGCCATCGGCAAATCGGCGTGCTGCTTTAAGGGTCGCATCAATCTCCGTTGGATGATGTCCATAATCATCGATAACTCGAACTCCGTGCACAGTACCCTTAACCTCAAAACGTCTACCTGTTCCATGGAATACATATAAACCCTGCAATAAATCGGGTGCGTTAAATCCAAGTTGCAAGCCTGTAGCAAGGGCGGCGGCGGCATTGAGCAGATTATGATGTCCGGGAACTTGCAAATTAATCGTTCCAATACTTTTTCCATGCCAAATTGCTCGTGCACTAGAGCGAAGAGCTAACAGTTCAATCGTGTCAAGACGCAAGTCGCAGTCTTCGCCTGTGCCATATGAGATACAAGTAAGCATCTCCAACTTTTCTGCCAGTGCCCTCGCACCAAAGTCATCAGCGCAGTAGGTCAAGAATCCACCAGTTTTTATAGTTGCGGCGAAAAGTTCAAATGCTTTTTCTACAGCTTCTGGTGTTTGAAAAAAATCCACGTGATCATGCTCGACGTTTGTAACGATCGCAGCAAATGGATGGTATTCAATAAACGAGCCATCTGACTCATCGGCCTCAGCAACAAATATTTTCCCGGTTCCACGGTGTGCATTTGATCCAGATGCTGTGATTGTTCCGCCTATTGCAAAAGATGGATCGGCTCCACAAGCTTGCAAGGCAACGGCCAGCATCGAAGAAGTTGTTGTTTTCCCGTGCGTCCCGGCAACTGCAACGCTAATTGATTCAGACATTAATACTGCTAGTGCTGCGGCGCGAGGCAAGGTTTGAATGCCTAACTCCTTGGAATGGATGAGTTCTGGATTGCTAGGTGAAATCGCACTCGAGTAGACGACTAAGTCTGCACCTTCGACATTGACTGCCGAGTGCGAGATTGAAATTTTTGCGCCGAGTGCCACCAAAGCTTTTACAACAGAGGATTCTGTAGAATCAGAGCCACTAACATGAATAGAGTGTGATAGAGCGATTCGAGCTAAGCCACTCATGCCCGCGCCGCCAATTCCAATAAAATGGAGTCGTTTTCCAATGAGAGATTGCAATGTTGGTCTCATTGATGTGATACC
Protein-coding sequences here:
- a CDS encoding FtsQ-type POTRA domain-containing protein, with translation MKRHRLGIAIVILVFVATAYVLGWSTFFTVSSVEITGTKTLITTDIKVGERLARVEPRSIVAELERIKWIRSVEVSRNWITGKVSIAIVERTPIAIFNEQVIDEEGVSFLPINQSIQGLPHIQAMDIDAAITAANFFNSLPKDFADAITTIKVATGDSYSIEMSQGEKSIELLWGQDGENSLKIRVYKALIARPENFEIQRIDLSAPHAPIVK
- the murC gene encoding UDP-N-acetylmuramate--L-alanine ligase; amino-acid sequence: MRPTLQSLIGKRLHFIGIGGAGMSGLARIALSHSIHVSGSDSTESSVVKALVALGAKISISHSAVNVEGADLVVYSSAISPSNPELIHSKELGIQTLPRAAALAVLMSESISVAVAGTHGKTTTSSMLAVALQACGADPSFAIGGTITASGSNAHRGTGKIFVAEADESDGSFIEYHPFAAIVTNVEHDHVDFFQTPEAVEKAFELFAATIKTGGFLTYCADDFGARALAEKLEMLTCISYGTGEDCDLRLDTIELLALRSSARAIWHGKSIGTINLQVPGHHNLLNAAAALATGLQLGFNAPDLLQGLYVFHGTGRRFEVKGTVHGVRVIDDYGHHPTEIDATLKAARRFADGGRLIVIFQPHRFTRTVAFAQRFADSLSKADRIIVLEIYAASEKPIMGVSSQLITELMENGEYIPNFVEVTDSVIDSAQPGDVIVTLGAGDVSSLGPIIVDGLIRRFG